Part of the Micromonospora rhizosphaerae genome is shown below.
GGTTCAGGGAGTCGCTACAGACTGCGCATGATAGCGGTGAAGGGGAGGGCCAGTATGGCCGCAGAGCAGTCGTTCGACGTCTACCGATTGCCCGAGGAGCACGAGGCGATCCGGGAGGCGGTCCGTGAGGTCTGTGCGGCGAAGGTGGCTCCGCACGCCGCGGAGGCGGATGAGACCGGTGAGTTCCCGAAGGCGTCGTACGACGCGCTGCGGGCCGCCGACTTCCACGCCCCGCACATCCCCGTCGAGTACGGCGGCGCGGGCGCGGACGCGCTGGCCACGGCCATCGTGATCGAGGAGGTGGCCCGGGCCTGTGCCTCGTCCTCGCTCATCCCGGCGGTCAACAAGCTGGGCACCATGCCGCTGATCCTGGCCGGCTCCGAGGAGCTCAAGCGGAAGTACCTGACCCCGGTGGCGGCCGGCGACGCCATGTTCTCGTACTGCCTCTCCGAGCCGGAGGCGGGCAGCGACGCCGCCTCGATGACCACCCGCGCGGTGCGCGACGGCGACCACTGGGTGCTCAACGGCGTGAAGCGGTGGATCACCAACGCCGGGGTGTCGGAGTACTACACCGTCTTCGCTGTGACCGATCCCACAGCCCGCTCGCGCGGCATTTCCGCCTTCGTCGTGGAGAAGTCCGACGCCGGGGTCAGCTTCGGCGCGCCGGAGAAGAAGCTGGGCATCAAGGGTTCCCCGACCCGCGAGGTCTACCTGGACAACGTCCGGATCCCGGCCGACCGCATGATCGGCGCCGAGGGGACCGGCTTCGCCACCGCGATGCGGACCCTGGACCACACCCGGGTCACCATCGCCGCCCAGGCCGTCGGCATCGCGCAGGGCGCGCTGGACTACGCCAAGGGGTACGTCCAGGAGCGCAGGCAGTTCGGCAAGCCGGTCGCCGACTTCCAGGGCATCCAGTTCATGCTCGCCGACATGGGGATGAAGCTGGAGGCGGCGCGGCAGCTCACCTACGCCGCGGCCGGCAAGTCCGAGCGCGGCGACGCGGACCTGACCTACTTCGGTGCCGCCGCGAAGTGCTTCGCCTCGGACGCCGCCATGGAGATCACCACCGACGCCGTGCAGCTGCTCGGCGGGTACGGCTACACCCGCGACTACCCGGTCGAGCGGATGATGCGGGACGCCAAGATCACTCAGATCTACGAGGGCACCAACCAGGTCCAGCGCGTCGTCATGGCGCGCCAGCTGCTCAAGGGCTGACGCGGCGGACGCGGTCAGGCGGGCGGGCCGGGGTTTCCGGCCCGCCCGCGGCTGTCATCAGGCTCCGGTGGTGCCGGCCGGTCGGGTGGTGGCGCGGGGCGGCGCGGACCACGGCGACTCGCCGGTACGGCGGGGCAGGGGTTCGGCGGAGGTCTGGTCGGCGGAATAGCCGACGGTGATGGGGGCGGTTTCCCGCTCGGTCTTCGCGCCGGAAGGCGGCCAGTCGCTGAGCGAGAAGGTGTTCTCGACGGGCTTGTCGGTCGAGGTCAGCTCCGCCTCGGCCGCCGGCTCGTTCGGCCACCGCCGCCAACGCTGCGCGCTGAGGGCGGCCATCAGCAGCAGCACGCCGATCAGGAACAGGGTGCCGTTCTCCAC
Proteins encoded:
- a CDS encoding acyl-CoA dehydrogenase family protein, with amino-acid sequence MAAEQSFDVYRLPEEHEAIREAVREVCAAKVAPHAAEADETGEFPKASYDALRAADFHAPHIPVEYGGAGADALATAIVIEEVARACASSSLIPAVNKLGTMPLILAGSEELKRKYLTPVAAGDAMFSYCLSEPEAGSDAASMTTRAVRDGDHWVLNGVKRWITNAGVSEYYTVFAVTDPTARSRGISAFVVEKSDAGVSFGAPEKKLGIKGSPTREVYLDNVRIPADRMIGAEGTGFATAMRTLDHTRVTIAAQAVGIAQGALDYAKGYVQERRQFGKPVADFQGIQFMLADMGMKLEAARQLTYAAAGKSERGDADLTYFGAAAKCFASDAAMEITTDAVQLLGGYGYTRDYPVERMMRDAKITQIYEGTNQVQRVVMARQLLKG